In Solirubrobacterales bacterium, a single window of DNA contains:
- a CDS encoding LCP family protein → MSDKKPHYKTYRARRMPWDRFRRSQFDKLGKAPPPEPGDPHFPAPPPSRSREDAGMQPAPPPRRAPRVQNSPQRQPKKAPKIKAPRAYRRKPVWKFLKWFLVWAVSWLVISGVLFVVSATMQQSKVSDGTNESLGGGGNLLTSPGNVLVMGLDERPKNWDVERSSARTDTLMLLRTGGGEAQRVSILRDSYAEIPGYLPQKINAAYAYGGAALTIKTVENFMNVGGGAESSDGMKINHMIIIDFEHFPGLIDALGGVKVEVKQRCIRSTFDGKTFRLRRGERTLNGEQALRFSRVRKNECDPGEDDRQRAARQQQVLSAMKNKIYNPLTFVRLPWIAWAAPKAFVTDMSPFTLLNFMTSMTIGSSPKPRVLRPSGTGPGSSLIIPESERARWARKFSD, encoded by the coding sequence ATGAGCGACAAAAAACCTCACTACAAGACCTATCGCGCCCGGCGAATGCCCTGGGACCGCTTCCGCAGGTCTCAGTTCGACAAGCTCGGGAAGGCCCCGCCGCCAGAACCTGGGGATCCGCATTTCCCTGCCCCGCCGCCCTCGCGATCGCGCGAGGACGCCGGAATGCAGCCGGCTCCGCCACCGCGCCGCGCGCCGCGTGTACAGAACTCTCCGCAGCGCCAGCCCAAGAAGGCTCCGAAGATCAAGGCGCCGCGCGCGTACAGGCGCAAGCCGGTATGGAAGTTCCTCAAGTGGTTTCTGGTCTGGGCCGTCAGCTGGCTCGTGATTTCGGGCGTGCTGTTCGTTGTATCCGCGACGATGCAGCAGTCGAAGGTCTCGGACGGGACCAACGAGTCGCTCGGCGGAGGTGGCAACCTGCTCACCAGCCCCGGCAACGTTCTGGTGATGGGCCTCGACGAGCGCCCGAAGAACTGGGACGTCGAGCGAAGCTCTGCCCGCACGGACACGCTGATGCTCCTGCGCACCGGAGGCGGCGAAGCCCAGCGCGTCTCGATTCTGCGCGACAGCTACGCCGAGATCCCGGGCTACCTGCCGCAGAAGATCAACGCCGCGTACGCGTACGGTGGAGCGGCGCTGACGATCAAGACCGTCGAGAACTTCATGAACGTCGGCGGCGGAGCAGAGTCTTCTGACGGCATGAAGATCAACCACATGATCATCATCGACTTCGAGCACTTCCCCGGATTGATCGACGCGCTCGGCGGAGTGAAGGTGGAGGTCAAGCAGCGCTGCATTCGCAGCACGTTCGATGGCAAGACCTTCAGGCTCCGCCGCGGCGAGCGCACACTCAACGGCGAGCAGGCGCTGCGCTTCTCGCGCGTGCGTAAGAATGAATGCGACCCCGGCGAGGACGACCGCCAACGCGCCGCGCGCCAACAGCAGGTCTTGTCGGCGATGAAGAACAAGATCTACAACCCGCTGACATTCGTGCGCCTGCCATGGATCGCATGGGCGGCTCCGAAGGCGTTCGTGACAGACATGAGTCCGTTCACGCTGCTCAACTTCATGACGTCGATGACGATCGGGTCAAGCCCGAAACCGCGTGTGCTGAGGCCGAGCGGGACGGGTCCGGGTTCGAGCCTGATCATCCCCGAGTCGGAGCGAGCCAGGTGGGCGCGCAAATTCTCGGATTAG
- the rsmI gene encoding 16S rRNA (cytidine(1402)-2'-O)-methyltransferase, producing MAGRLIVCPTPIGNLEDVTLRTLTTLREADLIACEDTRRTGKLLERFGVSGKMISYNEQNERRRAGELVQRMADGETVALVSDAGMPLVSDPGYWMVQACIAAGLPVEVLPGPSAVLAALVAAGLPSDHWRFAGFVPRKASEIDDLFANLAETLVAFESPKRLAATLERLSAIDPLRSVAVCRELTKLHEEVARGTAEEIAAHFGSGEVKGEIVLVVGAASEASLEHRRLADGRAAVARLAESGARAREAAKVVAELTGLRVNDLYQP from the coding sequence ATGGCCGGAAGACTGATCGTTTGCCCGACACCGATCGGGAACTTGGAGGACGTCACGCTGCGAACGCTGACCACTCTGCGCGAGGCTGACCTGATCGCGTGCGAGGACACGCGTCGCACCGGCAAGCTGCTCGAGCGCTTCGGCGTTTCGGGGAAGATGATTTCTTACAACGAACAGAACGAACGCCGTCGCGCTGGCGAGCTCGTTCAGCGGATGGCCGATGGCGAGACCGTCGCGCTCGTCTCCGACGCCGGCATGCCATTGGTTTCAGACCCGGGGTATTGGATGGTGCAGGCCTGCATCGCTGCGGGGCTGCCGGTTGAGGTATTGCCCGGGCCGTCGGCCGTGCTGGCCGCGCTCGTTGCGGCGGGGCTCCCGAGCGATCACTGGCGCTTCGCTGGATTCGTTCCGCGCAAGGCTTCTGAGATCGACGACCTGTTCGCGAACCTCGCGGAGACTTTGGTTGCTTTTGAGTCGCCCAAGCGGCTCGCCGCCACGCTTGAGCGATTGTCGGCTATCGATCCACTGCGCTCGGTTGCGGTCTGCCGTGAGTTGACGAAGCTCCATGAGGAGGTCGCGCGCGGAACCGCCGAAGAGATCGCTGCGCACTTTGGCAGCGGCGAGGTCAAGGGCGAGATTGTCCTGGTGGTTGGCGCCGCTTCTGAGGCGTCATTGGAACACCGGCGGCTCGCCGATGGGCGCGCAGCCGTTGCGCGACTGGCCGAATCAGGCGCCCGCGCGCGCGAGGCGGCGAAGGTCGTTGCCGAGTTGACCGGCCTCCGTGTCAACGACCTCTACCAACCCTGA
- a CDS encoding ROK family protein: MNPAAAERRVIGIDLGGTKLAAGVVAGDLSVHHRIQRPSGGVSEEDLLRLIVEVVEELRAENGDEVPVEAVGLGIPSLIDQKTGTAVVSVNLPIADVPIRDLMNEQLGLPIALDNDGNVAALAEQRFGAGRGKRDVILIGLGTGVAGGIIIDGKIFRGATGSGAELGHITVLADGPRCQGNCPNLGCLETMASGTAMGRYAIEYAQENPDSALGHELASGRPVTGATASELAHKGDEGGIDVLSKAGHYLGAGLVSISNTFNPEAIVIGGGAAAGAGDLVIAPAREHLARFGLSPNKQIAEVLPAEFGPEAGMLGSAAMAFVECLDEPLEDV, translated from the coding sequence ATGAATCCGGCGGCCGCAGAGCGCAGAGTTATCGGTATTGACCTGGGCGGGACAAAGTTGGCCGCTGGGGTGGTCGCTGGCGATCTGAGCGTCCATCACCGCATCCAGAGGCCTTCGGGTGGCGTTAGTGAGGAGGATCTGCTGAGGCTGATCGTTGAGGTTGTCGAAGAACTGCGCGCAGAGAACGGCGACGAGGTGCCGGTCGAAGCGGTCGGGCTCGGGATTCCATCCTTGATCGATCAGAAAACCGGCACCGCGGTTGTCTCGGTCAATCTGCCGATCGCGGATGTACCGATCCGCGATCTGATGAACGAACAGCTCGGACTGCCGATTGCGCTCGACAATGACGGCAACGTTGCCGCTCTTGCCGAGCAGCGTTTTGGTGCCGGGCGCGGCAAGCGCGACGTGATTCTGATCGGACTTGGCACCGGCGTCGCGGGCGGGATCATCATCGACGGAAAGATCTTCCGCGGAGCGACGGGATCCGGCGCCGAGCTCGGGCACATCACGGTTCTTGCCGACGGACCTCGCTGCCAGGGCAACTGCCCAAACCTTGGCTGCCTGGAGACGATGGCGTCCGGCACGGCGATGGGCCGCTACGCGATCGAGTATGCCCAGGAGAATCCCGATTCGGCGCTCGGGCACGAGCTGGCATCCGGTCGTCCCGTCACAGGCGCCACGGCCTCCGAGCTCGCCCACAAGGGGGACGAGGGCGGCATCGACGTGCTTTCAAAGGCCGGGCACTACCTGGGAGCAGGACTGGTCAGCATCTCCAACACTTTCAATCCCGAAGCAATCGTGATCGGCGGCGGCGCGGCTGCCGGCGCCGGCGACTTGGTGATCGCTCCGGCAAGGGAGCATCTCGCGAGGTTCGGCCTGAGTCCGAACAAGCAGATCGCTGAAGTGCTTCCCGCAGAATTCGGACCCGAGGCCGGCATGCTCGGTTCGGCAGCAATGGCCTTTGTCGAATGCCTCGACGAGCCCTTGGAGGACGTCTAG